The genomic window TGATAATTTACAAAAGCCAGAAAAGAATCCTGTCACTATTCTGGGACCCAAACACCCAAAGTAGCCTTAGCAGGTTAGTTAATATCTACTGGCAATCTCCCAGTGTAGTGCATCAGAGCAGAATCTGTTATTTCAGTGAAATGTCAATTCTTTCACATTACCCAGTGGTCAGAACTATAATCCTCTATTCCCTCTAGAACCTTATGTTTTCATTTAGAACccataagtttttccaggtcaaGGAACTCAAATCCTGTCATGGTGAATTCTGAGAATGTTCTTTGAGGGCTTTGGATTGTTTATGTCTTTAAGTAGTTGGAAGATGAAAAAGGCCAAATCATAGGGAAAGGGCTACTCTTATAGTTGCTTTTCCTGAAGACACTTCTCTATCAACAGGTATCTTTTGGAACTCTACCAGTAACAAGAGCTTTCAGATATTATTAGCATGGTGGGttttaagcactttaaaaattagCAATGATAAGTAAAAACTAATAGACTTTCATCAATAACAAATAATGACAGGTTCACTTGGTTTCTATTTCTGATAGGATTGTTAGCCTGGTAGATTTGGGGAATGCCATAGACATGCTAATTTTCACCATCAATTTGTAAAGTTTCTCAGGATATTTTGTGGCTATCAACAAAGATTTCTGGAGAGTCATTGTTCCTGGTGGGGAGAGGGTAGGCATCAGTGGGGCAAAGGTGAATAATTTCGTGTAGATCTATTCTTTGGTCTGATCATTTCATGTAATATGTACTGTTTTAGGTACCACAATTTAGGGAAATAATGAGCTAGAACATGCCCAGAGGATGACAGCCAGGATGATGAGGACTGGGAGGCTTGTAGCCATTCCATTTGTGGACCACTTTAGGAGTTTGGTGATGCTTTAAATTCAGAGAAGACTTCAAGTCCAGTTGGAAATAACTGATGTTGTTAAGGATTTtaatgtggaagaggaattaggaTTTTTAACATGGAAGTGGGattaggaattttttccttcagtccCAAAACCTGAACTAAAAATAAGGAGTGAAAGTTACAGAGAACAGGATTTCTGTTAAGGATATAGAAAAACTCTCTAccaattagaactatccaaatgTAGAATAAATtacctggggagggagggactgaGACATCATTGGATGTCACTGAGCCTTTTTTGGAGAGGATGTAgattatttctatttaattatggATTGAACTAGAGGAACCCTGAGGTTACACCCCATTCTAAGATTATTAAATATCAGATATTTACTCTACGTAATGCCTCTTCATATCTCTGCAAAGAGATAGGACAAGTTAGGGGCTTGCTTTCTCCTTGACACATCATTTTGAATCCTATGGATCCCTGAATCTGAAGAAGGTATGGTCAAGTTGGTCATATGAATAAATGGGGAGAGAAGATAGTGAGAACTGAAGTATGGAGGGGTAATTGTAAGCAAGAGTCAGAATGGAGTCCCTGGACTTTTTACTCTCTGACCCTTTTCCTATAAATTTCTTAtcccatttatctttttataatGTGATGAGAAGCTTAAATAGTTGAACCTCATtgtgctttaaaaattagaggtGCAATTTGATTAAAGTATTTTGAACAGTAGAATATTTATGAGTAAAGGTCATGTGTTACTTTTAAATATTCCTGAATAATATCTACCTTTCATAGAATATTTCCAAATTGAGCTCTGGATTGTACCTGGTTATGAAAAGTAGAATTTTCAATCACTATTAGTGTGTCAGAGTCCATAGAAGGTTTCTTCTCTTAATGCAGTTATATACATGGTTTTGACACTCTGTCCATCTCATtaattcatttcactcttcatgatTTCTCCCTAGAGGACTTCTCGCTACCACACTTCAAGTGGTATATCCATCAATATCATTAATGGCATCTAGAACTTGGTGACACCAGCTATTAAAGAAGATTTCTATTCATAAATATGCtttattaaataaattcaaaaaaagtTAGTCATATGTCATTCAGAGGTCACGgtccaataaaaataatattctactTGGTACTTAATGTCAGAAATAATCTATTATTATTCAAACCAAATTATTATTATGTTTAGTAccaaaagtaatataaaaatgttatacTTAGGTACTTACAAAAGCCTTTTTTTCAGTATAAGACATGTATAATGAAATCATTAAGACTAATAAATCCATACAACACattaaaattagataataatttatcttttcccttgaATATTAGTGCTAGAGAAAATGCTGTTTGAATAAGAATAGAATggggaaatatatatacatatacatatatacatacatacatatacatatatacaatgttTTTGAAACTTTAGAAAGGATTTTTTTGGAACTTTCAAGTGAGTTAGATATtgatggaatttctcttcctaattttgtTTCAAAATGTCATAGCTTTCTTTTTCCTGGATACCACAAAAATCCCTCTATTTCTCATAAGCTTATGGGAGATTAGTTTTGGATccgagatagaatttggaatgagAGATTGGTATAGAgaggaggatgaagagaaagcaagaagaaagtaagaaggaaaggtgaaagagaagagaaaatggacagGAAAACaaacagggaggaggaggagagaggagaggaggaggaggaagaggaacgggagaaaggagagagaagggggggagagagagacagagagagagagagactgagagacagagagagagagagagagagagagagagagagagagagagagagagagagagagagagagagatgggataaCTGTTTGATTGGATaggaaaggggaaatgacttcaCAAGAACATGTGCTCATTATATTTGTAAGCAAGGTTGCTTGTTTTGAAATTGATATGTGATAGTGAATTTCAGAAGAAAATTGGCAACTGTGGAATTTGTCTAGAGTTCAAAAGGAAGTCTTGGGAAGACACGTGATTCCCTACACTGACCATCAGACTGTGCTCTCAGCCCAGGCCATTTTGTTTGCTGTTTTGAGTGAGTGACAGAAAAGATATCATGATAgttgggggaaaagaggaaaaagaagagcacCCAAACATTTGTTTGTATGAAGCATTCATCAGACAGACATATTTCACTTTAGGCAATGCTTGCATTTTCCTTTATGTAGCATCTTAGAAATTGAAAAGCATTTTCATATCCCATCATTTCATTCTCTCCTTAGGAAAAATATAGAATATGATGTCTTATCTAAGACATGATCTAAGACCAAGGAGAGAAACTTAGGGTGaataaaaatgtaatggaaataaTTAGACAGAAAACctttctgaggtaccacatttgAATGAAGAATGCTGTACAAGATGAAAAGTGATAGACAGATAAAAGGCTATTGCTATAAGAATTCAGACATACTATATAGCAGGATGTCAAAGACTATGGTGACATACATAAATTGGCCAGCAAGGTTAAGCATTTTAAATGGGAACAGGCCCTTATATAAGGGCAGTGTATTTAATGGAGCTATCTTTCCAGTTTCCAGTGGAACTCTTctgttttatatgttttatatgtttatgtgtttatatgttatatatataatccctGAAATATGATTAGTGCTTTATCCATTGGCCACTCTTTTGTATTTATGGACTAAACCTATAATTTAATGagtgtagggaactcctggcAAAGAACTTCCCCTTCCAAGGCAGACTAGCACTTTTTCTAAaacttagtcttagagaactATCTGGAGTGCTGAGGTAAAATCTTCTAACCAGAGTCACAGACAGTATGCattagtcaggatttgaactctggtcttcttgatgCTGAAGACAGCTCTCTATCTTCTATACTATCCTGTCTCTATTAGGAATTTTATAAAACTTTTCTCATTATCATGCAAGAAAGGGTACTTTCTCTTATGTAGGTGATTTGAATAGGGGGTGCTactgcctcctgaaagaggtctTCACACAATTcaacatcttttccatttttcttgagggtttgcAATTCATACTGTTCCTAATATATTGGGCTGGACTACTCATACTAGTTAGAGAAGAGTCTCACTGAGTATTCTGAAAACCCAGTCTTGATGCCCAAATTCTGGTGGATGATTCTCTTTAAAAGAGAAGGTCTTGCAGCATTTGTAGTTGTTCTTCAGCACATCTTCCTATACTCCCAATGTCCTGATGTTTCCTATGAGACTCATGGAGGAACTTTACGCAATTTAACTCTTccactaaaaaaaacaaaaaataaaaaacaaaacctgttagTCAGAGGCCAAATAATTGtccaagaaaaaagaataattgtCTAGCCATTGCTTTCCTTTCCAAGTCAGTTCTATTCCTTTTAGTTTTCTCTTATGTTTCAGTAGATAAGTagcagaaaaataataatactctGGTTCATATTGTTTTCCAACAGGCCACTGTACTTGCAGGGGAAGGGACAATAAGATGATACAAGATGAGCATTAGTGAAGCTAAACATGAAGTCtcacactttattttttaatgatctgCAAAAATACAGAATTGGTAAGATTCAACTTAGCATTAATGGGAGAAAGTTCATGGGAGAAAGACCTGAAGACTAGTTATTGGTTAAATTATAAGCTTAATATGAATGCATACAACTGCAGGTAATTAAAAGATTTCAGCTCAATTTGGGgaaacacttttttttctgtGCTGTCCAATATAGAATGAATTCCCTGTGACATAGGGCATTACCTTCACTGGTATATTAAATGACCGCACATAAAAGTGGTATTAATCACTGAAGGTTGCACTAGATAACTTTTAACATCCTTCCCAAAGGAAGGTTCTATGATTCTCCAGGCTACACCTTGGCATCTAATATCTCTTGACTCCTTTATAAAGAAGCAAAGCGAACATGAACCAGACCAACCAGACCTGGGTGACAGAATTCTTCCTCTTAGGACTTTCTGATGACCCACAGACTAAGCAGTTGCTCTTTGTGTTGTTCCTGGCAGTCTACTTGGGCACCATACTTGGAAACCTCCTCCTCACATCCTTGGTTCTATTTGACTCACAGCTCCATACAcccatgtattttttcctctgtaatttATCTTTGTCTGACCTCTGCTTCTCAACCATCACTGTTCCCCAAACTCTAATCCACATGTTGTCTAGCcagaaattaatttctttcacAGGTTGTGCAGCTCAagttcttctctttttattcctTGGAAGTACACAGTGTGCTTTATTAGGTGTGATGTCCTATGACCGTTACTTGGCAATCTGTGATCCCATGCATTATTCCCTTGTCATGACATGGAGGATGTGTGGCCTTTTTGCCATAGGGTGCTGGTCCAGTGGCCTTATTGCATCCTTAGTGGATAGTACATTTATACTTAGCCTCCCTTACCAGGGAGACAATCAGATTGCTCACTTCTTCTGTGAGGCCCCAGCCCTTTTGGTTTTGGCATCTGCAGACACTCACAGAACAGaattgatcattttccttctgGGTGTAGTGATTATAGTTACACCTATGTCCCTGATCCTGGTCTCATATGTGTGTATCATAATTTCTGTCATCAAAATGAAATCAGCCTCAGGGAGAATCAAGGCTTTCTCTACCTGTGGCTCCCATCTCATTGTGGTCATCCTTTTTTATGGAGGAGCAATCATCAACTACATGACACCTAAATCTTCACaggaacttgggaagatgatatCTGTGTTCTATGCAGTGGTAAACCCTATGCTCAACCCCCTCATATATAGCCTGCGGAACAAAGATGTGAAGAGGGCATTCAGGAACGCAGCCAGCAGAACACGATTCTGCAGGACCTGATCGTCTCACCTGTCATTGAATGTAACATTGTCTATCTCTTCTAATCTTAGTCTTTAACTTCTTGGAAAAACTGGCCTCTTATGACTAGAATTAGAAGGCAGTAATACATGTTTATATTGCTATGTAATCATGTATGAGGTAGTTACATATTGTATACCCATAATATGTCTAACGTGAAGAGAGAGATGTAGAGATGACACATTTACCCCTCTGGAGACTTGTGTGGAATGATGGTAATTTGGAAGACATAAGGACAGTCTAGTTCATATGGCAGTACCATAGTCATTAAATATTCTGCATTGGACTGTAGAGAACAGAGACTAATATGAAGTAAGTATTCTTAGGAATAAGCAGAGGTAGTCAAATATTTGGGAGGCAGATAGGAAGATCAACTCACATAAAAACCAATTAAAAACTAGCTTGAAAATGATTACTATTAAGCAGTGTTCAACATGTGTAACGTTATAGCACCATTAtatttcttcatgaaaagactaTATCTTTAGGACTGTGTTTTCTATTGGATACAGGATTTTCtgtcatttaatatttatgtatataaataaccTCCATCAATACTATCAAACTAAAATTGAAATGGGACCCATGAATGCAATACGTAATCATTCCTATGGGATGCTTATtgaattagttttaaaatgtaatattaaatatgttcattatatttttatgtattttattaaatatttctcaattatattttaacctaATTCTAGATGCATTCTGGAGTGTTGTGGCATCACAGATGCcctatatataaattatattccactttttattaatgacttgaggtagtatttcatataattttagcCAATATCAGATTGTTTTTATCATTACCATCTTATAATGCAATTTAAGCTCTGGCACGGCTAAacctcctttctatttttttttcattaattcctttgatatttttgaacatttgtgcttctaaatgaattttgttactattttttctagctcaataaataCTATTTTAGTAATATAGCTGGTATGGCATTGAATGCATCTAATTAGATcaaattgtctttttattttactgACTCTGTCCTACTATCAACAATTAATATGTGTCCAATTatgtaaatctgattttatttgtgtaaaaagtgttctgtaattatgttcatatcaTTCCTGGTTTTATTTTGGCAAGTATAATCCCAGGTATTGAATGCTGTCTTTTGTTACTTTAAATGGGGGTATTTCTTACTATCTCTTACAGAATTTTGTGGGTGATAGAAAAGCTGATGAATTATGTGGATATATTTTAAATACAGTTATTTTGCtaaaatttctatttcaattagctttttagttgaatctctaggatttttcaagtatattatctgcaaaaatatagttttattacctcatttcccattcttattccttcaacttctttttcttctcttacttctATTGTTAGCATTTCGAAggcaatattaaataatattgatgatgatgggcatctttgtttctctttttatcttctttagAAAGCTACTAGTTTTTCCCCACTACAAATAATGCTCACTGatggttttaaatatattttttcttatcattttaaggaaaattaacTTATATCTATGGTTTTGAGTGTTTTTAATTggaatgagtgttatattttgtcaaaatttttttGTGTCTATTGTTATAGTCATATGATTTTGTTGCTTTTATtactgatataatcaattatgctgCTATTTTCTCTTGAGTTCAATCATTCCTGCCACTTTGATATAGAttctacttgatcataatgaataatctttgtgatatattattgTAACTTGCAAGCTAggattttatttaggatttttgcattcatatttgttagtgaaattggtctataattttccttttctgctattGAAATTCCTGATTTCAGTATCAGCagtatatttgtttcataaaaagacTCCTCCTCTGTccattattccaaataatttatttacaattggaattagttgatctttaagtGTTGGTAGAATTTAGCTGTAAATTCAACTAGCTTCTGTGATTTTTCCTTAAGAAGCCCATTTATTGCCTGctcaattttgttttctaaagcaaacttatttaaatattttattttcccttctgtcaatttaggcagtttatatttttgcaaatattcttttatttcacttaaattgttaaacttacagcatataattgggcaaaatagataGTAGTAATTTGTTGATTTCGTTTTCATTATTGGTATattcaccttttccttttttgatactcttgatttggttttcttctctctttctttcatcttgttAACCAATAGTTtgtctttttattgtttctttctcataaaACAAATAACTAGTTTTATTCTTTAATCTAGTGGCTTTCttacattcaatttttaaaatttcccctgTAATATTTAGGATTTCCAACTTGGTATTTTATTGAGGATTTTTTACTTGCTTTTTTTCAAGTTTCTTTAATTGCATAACCAAatcattgatctactctttctcaattttaaaattattgatccatctttctcaattttattgtcatgagcatttagagatataaattttctctgattactgcttttgctgcGGCCTATAGGTTTTAGCatgttgtttcattattagtGTTCTTgtcaataaaatgattttttgtttttaaggctTGTCctttaacccattcatttttaaaattaggttaTTTCAGCTGCCTATTAATTGTTAATCTGTGTTTCTGTTGTCTCTTATGAAATGTAATTTCTTGttgcattattatctgaaaagaatgcattcaatattttgttttctgcatTTAACTATAATATTTTTGTGCCCAAAtatatagtcaatttttgtaaaggtaccatgTATTGTGccgaaaaagatatattcctttctattcccattcagttttctctctctATCGATCATGTTCAGCTTGACTAAGATTCTTTTcacctccttgacttcttttttaaaaatttatccttTGGTTAGACTTAtgtagttctgagaggggaaggttgaagccccccactattatagttttgctatttccatTTATAAttcattaacttttcctttaaaatttggaTATTATAACATTTAGTGCATATACGTTTAGTATGGACATTACTTTATTATCTCTGGTACCTTTTAACATCATGTAGTTTCCCTGACTTTGTCTTTAATAAAACccattttagctttaactttgtctgagatcatgattactaaccctgcttttcttgcatccaCTGAAGtctaataaattctgctccagccctttattttaatctATGTGTGTCTCTCATTTTTAAGTATGTTTCTTGTCTACAACATATTGTCTGATTCTGGTCTACTTCTGCTTTAAGGGGgggttcatctcattcacattcaatg from Notamacropus eugenii isolate mMacEug1 chromosome 1, mMacEug1.pri_v2, whole genome shotgun sequence includes these protein-coding regions:
- the LOC140526700 gene encoding olfactory receptor 2D2-like, which translates into the protein MNQTNQTWVTEFFLLGLSDDPQTKQLLFVLFLAVYLGTILGNLLLTSLVLFDSQLHTPMYFFLCNLSLSDLCFSTITVPQTLIHMLSSQKLISFTGCAAQVLLFLFLGSTQCALLGVMSYDRYLAICDPMHYSLVMTWRMCGLFAIGCWSSGLIASLVDSTFILSLPYQGDNQIAHFFCEAPALLVLASADTHRTELIIFLLGVVIIVTPMSLILVSYVCIIISVIKMKSASGRIKAFSTCGSHLIVVILFYGGAIINYMTPKSSQELGKMISVFYAVVNPMLNPLIYSLRNKDVKRAFRNAASRTRFCRT